From a single Rutidosis leptorrhynchoides isolate AG116_Rl617_1_P2 chromosome 5, CSIRO_AGI_Rlap_v1, whole genome shotgun sequence genomic region:
- the LOC139846826 gene encoding putative glucose-6-phosphate 1-epimerase: protein MAINIINDGDRSPRIILREPTGSTAEVLLYGGQVVSWKNERREEILFLSSKAVSKPPKPVRGGIPICFPQVANFGTLEQHGFARNRLWAVDEDPSPLPPANNQSMVDLVLKSTEDDLHTWPYRFEFRLRVSIGPNKLTLIPRVRNVDSKTFSFTVMLRNYFSVSDVSEVRVEGLETLDYLDNLSKRERYTEQADAITFDDEIDRVYLSTPTKIAVIDHERKRTIVVRKEGLVDAVVWNPWDKKAKAIPDLGDEDYKTMLCLDAAAIENPITLKPGEEWKGRQELCIVSSSYFSGQLDPRKVLCGLR, encoded by the exons ATGGCGATCAATATCATCAATGACGGAGATCGATCGCCTCGAATTATATTGCGTGAACCTACCGGATCAACAGCCGAG GTGCTCTTGTATGGAGGTCAGGTTGTGTCGTGGAAGAACGAGCGGCGCGAGGAGATACTTTTCCTGAGCAGTAAG GCTGTTTCAAAACCACCTAAACCTGTAAGAGGAGGCATACCAATTTGCTTTCCTCAG GTTGCAAATTTTGGTACACTAGAGCAGCATGGATTTGCGAGGAACAGATTATGGGCTGTAGATGAAGATCCTTCGCCTTTGCCTCCAGCTAACAATCAATCAATGGTAGATCTTGTATTGAAATCAACAGAAGACGATCTGCATACATGGCCATACAG ATTTGAGTTTCGGCTACGAGTTAGTATTGGTCCAAACAAGCTCACACTGATTCCTCGTGTGAGAAATGTTGATAGCAAGACGTTCTCGTTTACTGTTATGCTGCGTAATTATTTTTCTGTTTCAGATGTCAG TGAAGTACGTGTTGAGGGGCTGGAGACACTCGATTATTTAGACAATTTATCAAAGAGAGAAAGGTACACAGAGCAGGCAGATGCCATTACCTTTGATGATGAA ATTGATCGAGTGTACTTGAGCACACCTACTAAGATTGCTGTAATAGACCACGAGAGGAAGAGGACAATTGTCGTGCGTAAAGAAGGCTTGGTTGATGCAG TCGTGTGGAATCCTTGGGACAAAAAGGCAAAGGCGATTCCAGATTTGGGTGACGAAGACTACAAAACCATGTTATGCTTGGATGCTGCAGCTATTGAAAATCCGATAACTTTAAAACCTGGTGAAGAGTGGAAAGGTCGTCAAGAGTTGTGTATCGTGTCCTCGAGTTATTTCAGCGGACAGCTGGATCCACGCAAGGTTCTTTGTGGCTTACGCTAA